In Rhodothermia bacterium, the following are encoded in one genomic region:
- a CDS encoding elongation factor Tu: MAKEKFERTKPHVNVGTIGHVDHGKTTLTAAITTVLAKHTPG; encoded by the coding sequence ATGGCAAAAGAGAAATTTGAACGTACTAAGCCCCACGTAAACGTCGGAACGATTGGGCACGTTGACCACGGTAAAACGACGCTGACCGCAGCAATTACCACCGTATTGGCAAAACATACGCCGGGTG
- a CDS encoding cupin domain-containing protein, whose protein sequence is MPFYPKNNQTSINPFSGYDGKIVHGDRMSLVSWEIEALAEVPLHTHEHEQIGICVEGAFRFRLGEEEMEMTPGDMVVIPSNTKHGGYAHSACKFIDVFCPPRLEYG, encoded by the coding sequence ATGCCTTTTTACCCGAAAAACAACCAAACGTCCATCAATCCATTTTCTGGTTATGACGGAAAAATCGTACACGGTGACCGCATGTCTTTGGTTTCTTGGGAGATTGAAGCCCTCGCCGAAGTCCCTCTCCACACACACGAACATGAGCAAATCGGTATTTGTGTTGAAGGCGCTTTTCGCTTTAGGTTGGGCGAAGAAGAGATGGAGATGACGCCTGGTGATATGGTGGTCATACCGTCTAATACTAAACATGGTGGTTATGCTCATTCTGCGTGCAAATTTATAGATGTGTTTTGCCCCCCACGTTTGGAATATGGTTGA
- a CDS encoding beta-lactamase family protein, which produces MYTRILLLLLLFIGFGVADAQSPSVKNQKKTSVTTSAKAGDVIPFNAVSPESVGMDAQRLTRVDSLILKEIADNRLAGAVLFVARDGKTVRHKAYGMADKTAKIPMREDTIFRIASMSKAITTVAIMILNEEGKLDLNDPLHKFIPAFKEMKVAYPNPDKNATEKYLTKPANRPITLIQLLTHTSGLGYGWGVGTEAWQAAGITGWFFADRKEKIGDVVERMAVLPLEAQPGESWVYGYSTDVLGRVVEIASGMSLDHFFETKIFQPLKMKDSGFWLSQEKARRFAPVYGLFDDGLRIVEDNASSQYLNGPKRCLSGGAGLLSTAHDYARFISMLLNNGSLDGVQLLSPKSVEMMRTNQVGDFYSKIGWGRKQGFGLGFWVNEQAGSGNRIGTANAYGWGSAYYPIYAIDPQEKLVFTFFTQLMPAGNQKIADHLGTLIYQSVLTLH; this is translated from the coding sequence ATGTACACACGCATTTTATTGCTTTTGCTTCTGTTTATTGGTTTTGGTGTAGCAGACGCGCAAAGCCCCTCGGTAAAGAACCAAAAGAAAACGTCCGTTACAACTTCAGCGAAAGCCGGTGACGTAATTCCTTTCAATGCGGTTAGCCCAGAATCAGTGGGGATGGATGCGCAACGGTTGACCAGAGTGGATAGCTTGATTCTTAAAGAGATAGCGGACAATCGCTTGGCGGGTGCGGTATTATTTGTAGCACGGGATGGGAAAACGGTACGGCATAAAGCATATGGCATGGCCGATAAGACCGCAAAAATACCCATGCGTGAAGATACCATCTTTAGAATCGCTTCGATGAGCAAAGCCATAACAACGGTTGCGATCATGATTCTGAACGAGGAGGGGAAATTAGACCTTAACGACCCCCTACATAAGTTCATACCAGCCTTTAAAGAAATGAAGGTGGCCTATCCAAATCCTGACAAAAATGCTACAGAAAAGTACTTGACCAAGCCCGCAAATCGTCCCATTACGCTTATTCAACTGCTTACCCATACGTCCGGTTTGGGATATGGGTGGGGAGTGGGTACAGAGGCTTGGCAAGCCGCCGGAATTACAGGTTGGTTTTTTGCAGATCGAAAAGAAAAAATTGGAGATGTGGTGGAAAGAATGGCCGTTTTGCCTTTAGAGGCGCAACCCGGAGAGTCGTGGGTTTATGGCTACTCCACCGATGTTTTAGGGCGCGTCGTCGAAATTGCATCTGGTATGTCCTTAGACCACTTTTTTGAAACAAAAATTTTTCAGCCACTCAAGATGAAAGATAGCGGGTTTTGGTTGTCGCAAGAGAAGGCCAGAAGATTTGCACCCGTTTATGGTCTGTTCGATGACGGCCTCCGAATTGTCGAGGATAATGCAAGTAGCCAGTACCTGAATGGCCCGAAGCGGTGTCTTTCCGGTGGTGCGGGATTGCTCTCTACAGCACACGACTATGCCCGCTTCATTTCCATGCTGCTCAACAATGGTTCACTGGATGGTGTACAATTGTTGTCTCCAAAATCTGTGGAAATGATGCGAACCAATCAAGTGGGAGATTTTTACAGCAAAATTGGATGGGGACGTAAACAAGGTTTTGGGCTTGGCTTCTGGGTGAATGAACAAGCCGGCAGCGGCAACAGAATAGGAACCGCAAATGCTTATGGATGGGGCAGCGCTTATTACCCTATCTATGCCATTGATCCACAAGAAAAATTAGTCTTTACATTCTTTACACAATTAATGCCTGCCGGTAATCAAAAAATCGCAGACCATCTCGGTACACTGATCTACCAATCCGTTCTCACCTTACATTAA
- a CDS encoding DUF58 domain-containing protein, producing MNILRNTFFTYRLYWAVGFSVSLLILGHFFPLFNALGKVFLLFVLGLVLFELVLLYANKDAISGVRILPARFSNGDLNTVLLCVRNGYAFTTTLEVIDEIPIQFQERNFLHRFSLSGGEEKNWSYQLRPFRRGSYEFGVLNVFASSQLGLVQRKFCIGEAASVAVYPAFLQMRHFELYAISNHLTEAGVKRIRKIGRATNFEQIRAYVPGDEPRTVNWRATARRADLMVNQYEEEKAQQVFSVIDLGRTMEMPFECMSLLDYAINTSLVISNIAMLKQDKAGLVCFSDEKPFILPAERKKMHLQRIMDVLYRLTTDFKESDFEKLYTYTRNHIHQRSLFLVYTNFESASGMKRRLKHLQLLAKRHLVVVIFFENTELTALTTTLTQKVEQIYIQTIAEKVRFEKREIVRELNRYGIHTILTPPQNLSVATINKYLELKARGLI from the coding sequence ATGAACATTCTTCGTAACACCTTTTTTACCTATCGTCTGTATTGGGCTGTTGGCTTTTCAGTTTCACTTTTGATCTTGGGCCATTTTTTCCCCTTATTTAATGCGTTGGGTAAAGTCTTTCTGCTATTTGTATTGGGCTTAGTTCTCTTTGAGTTGGTTCTGCTATACGCCAATAAAGACGCCATCTCTGGTGTACGGATCCTGCCCGCCCGCTTCTCGAATGGCGACCTGAATACGGTGCTGCTGTGCGTAAGAAATGGTTATGCTTTTACAACCACCCTCGAAGTTATAGACGAAATCCCCATTCAATTTCAGGAAAGAAACTTTCTACACCGCTTTTCCCTATCTGGTGGTGAAGAAAAAAACTGGTCATACCAACTTAGACCATTCCGACGCGGGAGTTACGAATTTGGCGTCCTAAATGTGTTCGCAAGTTCTCAACTTGGCTTGGTCCAACGCAAGTTCTGCATCGGAGAAGCGGCTTCCGTAGCAGTTTATCCCGCCTTTTTGCAGATGCGTCATTTCGAGCTTTACGCCATTTCAAACCATCTGACCGAGGCTGGCGTTAAACGCATCCGTAAAATCGGACGTGCAACGAACTTTGAGCAAATCCGTGCCTATGTCCCCGGAGACGAGCCGAGAACCGTAAATTGGCGAGCAACCGCCCGACGTGCAGACCTGATGGTCAACCAATACGAGGAAGAAAAGGCACAACAAGTGTTTAGTGTGATAGATCTTGGGCGGACAATGGAGATGCCATTCGAGTGTATGAGCTTGCTGGATTATGCCATCAATACAAGTTTGGTCATTTCTAATATCGCAATGCTCAAACAAGACAAAGCGGGCTTGGTCTGCTTTTCCGACGAGAAGCCCTTTATCCTTCCGGCAGAGCGCAAAAAAATGCACCTTCAACGGATTATGGATGTATTGTATAGACTTACAACCGATTTTAAAGAGTCCGACTTTGAAAAGCTATACACCTATACCCGGAACCATATCCACCAGAGAAGCCTCTTCTTGGTCTATACCAATTTTGAGTCTGCCTCCGGTATGAAGCGGCGGCTAAAGCACCTACAACTCCTTGCCAAAAGACATTTGGTGGTGGTTATCTTTTTTGAAAACACCGAGTTAACCGCGCTCACCACAACTTTGACACAAAAGGTAGAACAAATCTACATACAAACCATTGCCGAGAAAGTGCGGTTCGAAAAACGAGAAATTGTACGTGAACTGAATCGGTATGGCATTCATACGATCCTTACGCCGCCCCAAAATTTATCCGTTGCGACCATTAATAAATACCTTGAGTTAAAAGCTCGTGGATTGATTTAA
- a CDS encoding aldehyde dehydrogenase family protein — MSRLSVPKTYKMYINGAYVRSERGYVEPQTYPDGKLIASYPNASRKDARDAVSAARKAQAGWSKRSAFNRSQILFRMAEMLETRRKGFEETLTSWLGWSTKEAKAELDAAIDRIFWYAGWADKYAQVLSSVNPVASPFFNFTTPEPTGVVAVFAPASSPLAGLISVLMPVILSGNTAVLVADTLSPLTALDFAEVIGVSDVPNGVVNILTGKRSELIAPLANHMDVNAITGFGFDPAEVQKTTEWAAQNMKRTHFDDDNGATSWINKENQSLYTVLPFIEFKTAWHPIGV, encoded by the coding sequence ATGTCCCGACTGTCTGTGCCCAAAACCTATAAGATGTATATTAACGGCGCTTATGTCCGCTCTGAACGTGGATATGTAGAACCCCAGACCTATCCTGATGGGAAGTTAATCGCTTCGTACCCAAACGCCTCCCGAAAAGATGCGCGTGATGCCGTCTCTGCTGCCAGAAAAGCACAAGCCGGCTGGTCAAAACGATCGGCATTTAACCGTAGCCAAATCTTGTTCCGCATGGCCGAAATGCTCGAAACACGCCGGAAAGGCTTTGAGGAAACGCTCACTTCGTGGCTGGGCTGGTCCACAAAAGAGGCCAAAGCCGAGCTTGATGCAGCCATTGACCGGATCTTCTGGTATGCTGGTTGGGCAGATAAATACGCCCAAGTGCTGAGCAGTGTAAATCCAGTTGCATCGCCGTTTTTTAACTTTACCACGCCCGAACCAACCGGCGTGGTGGCGGTTTTTGCACCAGCTTCTTCGCCATTGGCGGGATTGATTTCGGTGCTAATGCCCGTAATCCTCTCTGGAAATACGGCTGTGTTGGTTGCCGATACCCTTTCCCCTCTCACGGCATTGGATTTTGCAGAGGTCATCGGCGTGAGCGATGTTCCAAATGGCGTGGTCAATATCTTAACCGGAAAACGCTCGGAGTTGATCGCACCACTGGCCAATCATATGGATGTTAATGCAATTACGGGCTTCGGATTCGATCCGGCGGAGGTGCAAAAAACAACCGAATGGGCCGCCCAAAACATGAAACGAACCCACTTCGATGACGACAACGGCGCTACATCATGGATCAATAAAGAAAACCAATCTCTTTATACCGTTTTACCCTTCATCGAATTTAAAACAGCTTGGCATCCCATCGGTGTATGA
- a CDS encoding amidohydrolase yields the protein MQEILNVTAVQTALHWESPAENRKKLAEILASSSTQSDVVVLPEMFTTGFTMNPQPYAEQTDGPTLAWMQHQAQQLQAALTGSFIVSEQNRYFNRLFWVFPDGRFETYDKRHLFRMAGEDAIYSAGKKQLMVTWKGWKIRPLICYDLRFPVWSRNIGNAYDLLIYVANWPQARSSAWRTLLSARAIENLSYVIGINRIGVDGLRIPYNGDSLILDFKGQVLWDGRDIHTTVTYPLSIRELSAFRHKFPAYLDADHFNIIS from the coding sequence ATGCAAGAAATATTAAACGTTACCGCTGTTCAAACGGCGTTGCATTGGGAATCCCCAGCCGAGAACCGCAAAAAGCTTGCTGAAATTCTGGCGAGTAGCTCCACCCAATCGGATGTGGTTGTTTTACCCGAAATGTTTACGACGGGCTTTACCATGAATCCGCAGCCCTATGCCGAACAGACCGATGGCCCGACCTTGGCGTGGATGCAACATCAGGCACAACAATTACAAGCGGCCCTTACAGGCAGTTTTATCGTTTCTGAACAGAACCGCTATTTTAACCGCTTATTTTGGGTATTTCCGGATGGGCGGTTTGAAACTTATGACAAGCGGCATTTATTCAGGATGGCTGGTGAAGACGCCATTTATTCTGCCGGAAAAAAACAATTAATGGTCACTTGGAAGGGCTGGAAAATTCGCCCATTAATCTGTTATGATTTACGTTTTCCGGTTTGGAGTAGAAATATCGGAAACGCTTATGATCTTCTTATTTATGTAGCCAATTGGCCGCAAGCACGGTCTTCGGCTTGGCGTACCTTGCTATCCGCCCGTGCAATAGAAAACCTATCGTATGTTATTGGAATTAATAGAATTGGGGTGGATGGTTTAAGGATACCTTATAACGGAGATTCTTTAATTTTGGACTTCAAAGGCCAGGTTCTTTGGGACGGGCGCGACATCCACACAACCGTTACATATCCGCTTTCGATCCGTGAACTTTCTGCGTTCCGCCATAAATTTCCGGCATACTTAGATGCGGATCATTTTAACATTATCTCTTAA
- a CDS encoding pullulanase, which produces MTRNFLTTPKAAAYILVFLSFMNVDAQTHTFPDFTEEVRQNGYLHQNDTTYFVFDALRYGQSSVEKVVVTGAFRGWDQNMDDPKWLLKPTNENGQLWYLAVVNRDLQTIPPSTSFKFRINKGIWLDPFTAAPNAEGGNLIFMKGVTPPTLKAELRNSRAIYVNVQGEGTKRPLDPHQWALTDVKGRLIPIREVLPLNAKDALLIPSEDLNRKKVYYVNLPGQKLKSWADFEGWWRDLYSDKPLGANIKPDESNTYFGLFAPRADAVTLYLYRNSSDEVPYAKVPMSEDQNGVWETTQPGNLKGTWYMFWVQGVETPGFPSDHLVSDPYSRVQDGSFGKSRVWPATKPASPLKKGIPKMEDVVAYEVHVQDFATLLPVSQELKGTIPAMIKPGLKNSKGAPIGFDHLVKTGINTVHLMPMQEYLHYPDAVWKEAFQNDPVMKALGVSEENYQWGYRITHFMAIESKYRQKNTESGSEREQFRDLVQAFHNKDMAVIVDFVFNHTGENMEGNHWAMNFNGIDMLYYYRTKDFRHIGGYGNETKSENRPMVQRWLIDQCKMFREEFGADGVRIDLAGMTDEQSLYKIKQAMGPDWIIYGEPWISPNDPEFRKNPDWDWYKADSPITYFQDDARNAFKGPTSDPNNKHTDRGFAGGNATERDRAILSLTNGFPEEGDPNRGLNYLDIHDNWALADQFATRDWDGRKGVDEGPFKIAATLLFTSLGPIVVHGGTEFMRSKGAMPDSRGQVIKETRMGKIYLKGRGDTYNALVPNLFVWENVGKSQKDDPNCKCDFKGMQAYWEGLTRFRLSEKGKIFRFGGKVPPPNYYKFLKPENPYLLGYTVQDQVLVLINTAEVGNTIRVETLPEGNWRLIANGQQVDYVKGLKGTYANLKGGSIQNIQLPATTAMIWIKD; this is translated from the coding sequence ATGACGCGCAATTTCCTCACCACCCCGAAAGCCGCCGCCTACATCCTTGTTTTTCTTTCCTTTATGAATGTTGATGCACAGACACACACTTTTCCAGACTTCACGGAAGAGGTGCGGCAAAATGGATATTTGCACCAAAATGATACCACCTATTTTGTATTCGACGCCCTCCGCTATGGGCAAAGTAGCGTCGAAAAAGTGGTGGTCACAGGTGCTTTTCGAGGCTGGGATCAAAATATGGACGATCCAAAGTGGTTGCTAAAACCCACAAATGAGAATGGGCAACTTTGGTACCTCGCGGTCGTCAATCGCGACTTGCAAACCATTCCACCCAGTACATCGTTCAAATTTAGGATTAATAAGGGTATATGGCTCGATCCATTTACCGCCGCACCAAATGCAGAGGGCGGTAACCTTATTTTTATGAAAGGCGTTACACCACCAACCCTAAAAGCGGAACTAAGAAACAGCCGTGCAATCTATGTCAACGTGCAGGGCGAAGGTACCAAACGTCCTTTAGACCCACACCAATGGGCACTTACGGACGTGAAAGGCCGCCTAATTCCCATTAGAGAAGTACTTCCCCTAAATGCAAAAGATGCGCTATTAATTCCTTCAGAAGACCTGAACCGCAAAAAAGTCTATTATGTAAATCTGCCCGGACAAAAACTAAAATCTTGGGCAGACTTTGAAGGCTGGTGGCGCGATTTATATTCCGATAAACCACTTGGCGCAAACATTAAGCCCGACGAAAGCAATACGTATTTCGGTCTATTTGCCCCAAGAGCAGATGCCGTAACACTCTACCTCTATCGAAATTCCTCCGACGAAGTCCCGTATGCCAAAGTGCCCATGTCGGAAGACCAAAACGGTGTCTGGGAAACCACACAACCCGGAAACCTGAAGGGGACTTGGTACATGTTTTGGGTACAAGGCGTGGAAACGCCGGGCTTCCCGTCCGATCATTTGGTGAGTGACCCCTATTCGCGTGTACAAGATGGCTCTTTTGGAAAAAGCCGCGTTTGGCCAGCCACAAAACCCGCTTCGCCCCTCAAAAAGGGCATTCCGAAGATGGAAGATGTTGTTGCATACGAGGTGCATGTGCAGGATTTTGCAACGCTCCTGCCTGTTTCCCAAGAGCTGAAAGGAACCATTCCGGCCATGATTAAGCCCGGTCTTAAAAACAGCAAAGGCGCACCCATTGGCTTTGATCATTTGGTGAAAACGGGGATAAATACCGTCCACCTGATGCCCATGCAAGAATACCTGCATTATCCAGATGCCGTTTGGAAGGAAGCATTCCAAAATGATCCGGTAATGAAGGCTTTAGGGGTCTCCGAGGAAAATTATCAGTGGGGATATAGGATCACACACTTTATGGCCATCGAAAGCAAATACCGTCAGAAAAATACAGAATCCGGTAGCGAACGCGAGCAATTCCGCGACCTCGTTCAAGCCTTCCACAATAAAGATATGGCCGTTATTGTGGATTTTGTGTTCAATCATACGGGCGAGAATATGGAGGGCAACCATTGGGCGATGAACTTCAATGGCATAGACATGCTCTATTATTACCGAACCAAAGACTTTCGGCACATCGGCGGGTATGGAAATGAAACCAAGTCTGAAAACCGTCCGATGGTGCAACGCTGGCTTATTGACCAATGCAAAATGTTTCGCGAAGAATTTGGTGCTGATGGTGTTCGGATTGATTTGGCGGGCATGACCGACGAGCAATCGCTCTACAAAATTAAGCAAGCCATGGGGCCAGATTGGATCATCTATGGCGAACCATGGATTAGCCCAAACGATCCAGAATTTCGTAAAAATCCTGATTGGGACTGGTATAAAGCCGATTCGCCGATTACCTACTTTCAAGATGATGCCCGAAATGCTTTCAAAGGTCCAACCTCCGACCCCAACAACAAGCATACCGATCGGGGCTTTGCCGGTGGAAATGCCACGGAGAGAGATCGCGCCATCTTGAGCCTTACCAATGGTTTCCCTGAAGAAGGAGACCCCAATCGCGGCCTAAATTATTTGGACATCCACGACAACTGGGCGCTGGCAGACCAATTTGCCACAAGAGACTGGGATGGCCGGAAAGGGGTGGATGAGGGACCATTCAAAATTGCGGCTACCTTGCTTTTTACTTCGCTTGGCCCCATTGTTGTTCATGGCGGAACCGAGTTCATGCGGAGTAAAGGTGCTATGCCAGATTCGCGTGGGCAGGTAATTAAAGAAACCCGTATGGGGAAAATATATCTGAAAGGTCGTGGAGATACGTATAATGCCCTTGTCCCCAATTTGTTTGTCTGGGAAAATGTTGGAAAATCGCAAAAGGACGACCCAAATTGTAAGTGCGACTTTAAAGGTATGCAAGCCTATTGGGAAGGACTAACCCGATTCCGCCTCAGCGAGAAAGGAAAAATCTTCCGATTTGGTGGAAAAGTACCACCACCAAATTACTACAAATTCCTAAAGCCGGAAAACCCCTACTTGCTCGGTTATACCGTCCAAGATCAGGTTTTGGTACTGATCAATACCGCCGAGGTAGGTAATACAATCCGCGTAGAGACGCTGCCAGAAGGAAATTGGCGCTTGATTGCCAATGGACAACAGGTGGATTATGTAAAGGGTCTGAAAGGAACCTATGCGAACTTGAAAGGGGGGAGCATACAAAACATACAACTGCCAGCAACAACGGCCATGATATGGATAAAAGATTAA
- a CDS encoding ATP phosphoribosyltransferase: MATLIRLAIQKSGRLSEDSLALIRECGIDLPDTKNKLRCVAHNFPVEILFLRDDDIPGYVADGTADLGIVGLNVVAETQKSVEIAEKLGFGSCRLSIAVPRAFTWTGLESLNGKRIATSYPNVLRQFLTQSGIEASIHEISGSVEIAPGIDLADAICDLVSSGGTLLSNGLKEVQAILPSEAVIIRHPALSAEKLEVLEKLKFRIRSVHRAKHVKYILLNVPNEQVPEVINLLPGMKSPTVLPLAVSGWSSVHSVIQEDQFWDVIEGLKSAGAQGILVVPIEKMIL; this comes from the coding sequence ATAGCAACCTTGATACGCCTTGCCATCCAAAAATCCGGACGACTAAGCGAAGACTCTTTAGCCTTGATCCGAGAATGTGGCATTGATTTGCCCGATACCAAAAATAAACTCCGGTGTGTAGCGCACAATTTTCCGGTAGAAATCCTCTTTTTGCGGGACGATGACATCCCCGGTTATGTAGCCGATGGAACCGCCGATCTTGGCATTGTGGGGCTGAATGTGGTAGCAGAAACCCAGAAATCGGTGGAAATTGCCGAGAAGTTAGGCTTTGGGAGTTGTCGTCTCTCCATCGCTGTTCCGAGAGCCTTTACATGGACGGGTTTAGAGAGCCTGAATGGGAAACGCATTGCGACCTCTTATCCGAATGTTTTGCGGCAGTTCTTGACCCAATCTGGTATCGAGGCCAGTATTCATGAAATCAGTGGCTCGGTAGAAATTGCCCCTGGAATTGACCTTGCAGATGCGATCTGCGACTTGGTGAGTTCAGGTGGAACGCTATTGAGCAATGGTTTGAAAGAAGTTCAGGCAATTTTACCTTCCGAGGCCGTCATCATCCGCCATCCAGCACTTTCGGCAGAAAAATTGGAGGTGTTGGAAAAACTCAAATTCCGCATCCGGTCAGTCCACCGTGCAAAGCATGTAAAATATATTCTTCTGAACGTTCCAAACGAGCAGGTTCCAGAGGTCATCAATTTGTTACCGGGCATGAAAAGCCCAACGGTTTTGCCCCTTGCCGTTTCCGGTTGGAGTTCGGTGCATTCCGTAATCCAAGAAGACCAATTTTGGGATGTGATAGAGGGCCTCAAATCCGCCGGGGCACAAGGCATTTTGGTGGTTCCGATCGAGAAAATGATTTTGTGA
- the hisD gene encoding histidinol dehydrogenase — translation MRIVINPPPTSWPTLLTRPALDIKVITEKVSPILEAVRREGDAALRGFTEQFDGVAQQDLLVREAEFTTAIPQVSPELQAAIRTAHANIRAFHAAQSQKVREIETMTGVRCWRKSLPIEKVGLYIPGGTAPLFSTLLMLGIPAKLAGCKEIVLCTPPQKDGSIHPAILFTAQLIGIRQVYKVGGAQAIAAMGFGTESIPAVYKILGPGNAYVTAAKQLMQQEGVAIDLPAGPSEVAVFADDTSNPIFVAADLLSQAEHGADSQVLLVSTSMDMIQKIQTEVEAQLGALPRREMAAASLENSLLIQVNTETEAMALLNAYAPEHLILATDRSYALAEHVVHAGSVFLGHWTPESVGDYASGTNHTLPTNGYARMYAGVSLDTFVRKVTFQHLTPEGLQNIGTTVEVMAAAEGLEAHKLAVSHRLKALPTIPKGHRTALVQRTTNETDIRIHLNLDGTGKADLHTGLGFFDHMLEQLARHGGCDLSVLVRGDLHIDEHHTVEDTGLALGTAFLEALGDKRGIERYGFLLPMDEALAQVALDFSGRPWLVWDVLFARERVGDVPTEMWHHFFKSFCDTAKCNLNIQARGDNDHHLIESVFKAFAKAIRMAVRRDPARMDILPSTKGVL, via the coding sequence ATGAGAATAGTTATAAATCCTCCTCCAACATCATGGCCTACCCTTTTGACAAGACCAGCTTTGGATATAAAAGTCATCACAGAAAAAGTCTCGCCTATTTTGGAAGCCGTTCGGCGGGAAGGTGATGCGGCATTAAGGGGGTTCACAGAGCAATTCGACGGGGTTGCACAACAAGATTTATTGGTACGGGAAGCCGAGTTTACCACCGCTATTCCGCAAGTCTCGCCCGAACTACAAGCCGCGATCCGAACGGCCCATGCCAATATTCGGGCTTTTCATGCAGCTCAATCCCAAAAAGTGCGTGAAATAGAGACCATGACGGGCGTGCGGTGTTGGCGCAAATCCTTGCCCATCGAAAAAGTGGGTTTGTACATTCCGGGTGGAACTGCACCCTTGTTTTCTACCTTGCTCATGCTGGGGATTCCGGCCAAATTAGCGGGTTGTAAAGAGATTGTATTGTGTACACCGCCTCAAAAAGACGGAAGCATACATCCAGCGATTCTATTTACCGCCCAACTTATTGGTATCCGTCAGGTGTATAAAGTGGGCGGAGCGCAAGCCATTGCTGCGATGGGATTTGGTACGGAAAGCATTCCAGCAGTTTATAAAATCTTAGGTCCGGGAAATGCTTATGTCACTGCTGCCAAACAGTTGATGCAACAAGAGGGGGTGGCGATAGACCTACCGGCAGGCCCATCGGAAGTCGCTGTTTTTGCGGATGATACATCGAATCCCATTTTTGTGGCGGCAGACCTCCTGTCGCAGGCAGAACACGGCGCAGACAGTCAAGTCTTGCTTGTTTCTACCTCGATGGACATGATCCAAAAAATCCAAACCGAGGTAGAAGCCCAACTTGGCGCACTACCCCGCCGCGAAATGGCCGCTGCATCCTTGGAAAATAGCCTGCTGATACAGGTTAATACGGAAACCGAAGCAATGGCCTTGCTCAATGCTTATGCCCCCGAACACCTCATCTTGGCAACAGATCGCTCGTATGCACTTGCGGAACACGTTGTCCATGCAGGTTCGGTGTTTTTGGGACATTGGACACCCGAATCGGTGGGCGACTACGCCTCTGGAACCAACCATACCCTCCCAACGAACGGCTATGCACGAATGTACGCCGGAGTTTCGTTAGACACCTTTGTGCGCAAAGTCACCTTCCAACACCTCACGCCGGAAGGCTTACAAAACATTGGAACAACGGTGGAGGTTATGGCCGCCGCCGAAGGCTTAGAAGCCCATAAATTGGCCGTTAGCCATCGTTTGAAGGCGCTCCCCACCATCCCAAAGGGTCACAGAACCGCCCTTGTTCAGCGCACAACCAATGAAACCGACATCCGCATTCATTTAAACTTGGATGGAACCGGGAAGGCAGACCTCCACACGGGATTGGGCTTTTTTGACCATATGTTGGAGCAGTTAGCAAGGCATGGCGGTTGCGACCTCTCGGTCTTGGTTCGCGGAGATTTGCATATAGACGAACACCATACCGTAGAAGACACCGGATTGGCACTTGGAACAGCGTTTTTGGAGGCATTGGGTGATAAACGCGGTATCGAACGTTATGGATTTTTATTACCGATGGACGAAGCGTTGGCACAAGTAGCCCTTGATTTTTCCGGAAGGCCATGGCTGGTTTGGGATGTTCTCTTTGCGCGAGAACGGGTGGGTGATGTCCCCACCGAGATGTGGCATCACTTCTTTAAATCGTTCTGCGATACCGCAAAATGCAACCTCAATATCCAAGCCCGTGGCGATAACGACCACCACCTTATCGAATCGGTTTTTAAGGCATTTGCCAAAGCCATCCGCATGGCCGTGCGTCGCGACCCTGCAAGGATGGACATTTTACCCAGCACAAAAGGTGTACTCTAA